In the genome of Phycisphaerales bacterium, one region contains:
- a CDS encoding O-antigen ligase family protein — protein sequence MSLTAIAFWACYLSGLAAALLQPAVGLALYVLVYHLNPETQWWGASVAALNLRTSFIVACAILIGVIVRQPRMTHGAQQFPPGYLLALLFGVLVVGSLVWGQSTSERGLYLVEKYLKLMVVLFLLLRCIQTPAHFQLVILAWVTGVAYIGYQATGGVGRTIGGRLTGGLGGPDFAESSGLAVHLVASLPLIGAAFFMARTWLGRGALLLAGAFAVNALIATRTRNALAGLIVIALTGVLALPRGYRLRGVVAVGIGTLLAIQLTDPAWWDRMASVSTWRDDPSAIRRIDYWHAAVRMARDYPLGIGVGNFHETVQRYVPGLTVPRSAHNTVAACLAEFGWLGLSIWGLMIAATVIALQRVWYTAHRVPPYQEVQLLGRRCGFHLGWHAMALRAALLGYLACAMFTTRVFSEDFWLLVGLSLCLRNVARHVVATSAADAQQPESDTTTSTSKSAPAATWPAPCPPMPALGGSR from the coding sequence ATGTCGCTGACCGCCATCGCGTTCTGGGCGTGCTACCTCAGTGGGCTGGCGGCCGCCCTGCTGCAGCCGGCGGTGGGGCTTGCGCTCTATGTCCTCGTCTACCACCTAAATCCGGAGACGCAGTGGTGGGGTGCCAGCGTAGCCGCGCTGAATCTGCGCACTTCGTTCATCGTCGCCTGTGCGATTCTCATCGGCGTCATCGTTCGTCAGCCGCGCATGACACACGGCGCGCAGCAGTTCCCGCCGGGCTATCTGCTGGCGCTGCTCTTCGGCGTGCTGGTGGTAGGGAGTCTCGTCTGGGGCCAGAGCACGAGCGAGCGTGGTCTGTATCTTGTCGAGAAGTATCTCAAGTTAATGGTGGTCCTGTTCCTCCTGCTGCGCTGCATTCAAACGCCCGCCCATTTCCAACTGGTGATTCTCGCCTGGGTCACGGGGGTGGCCTACATCGGATACCAGGCCACCGGCGGCGTCGGTCGCACGATCGGCGGCCGGCTGACCGGTGGGCTCGGCGGTCCCGACTTCGCCGAGTCAAGCGGTCTGGCGGTCCATCTCGTTGCGAGTTTACCCTTGATCGGTGCGGCTTTCTTCATGGCCCGCACGTGGCTGGGACGCGGGGCACTCCTGCTGGCCGGCGCATTCGCCGTCAATGCCCTGATCGCGACCCGTACACGCAATGCGCTTGCGGGACTGATCGTGATCGCACTGACGGGCGTCCTCGCCCTACCCCGCGGCTATCGGCTCCGCGGCGTGGTCGCCGTGGGCATCGGCACCCTGCTCGCGATTCAATTGACTGACCCCGCCTGGTGGGACCGTATGGCAAGCGTCAGCACCTGGCGTGATGATCCATCTGCGATCCGGCGCATCGACTACTGGCACGCCGCCGTCCGCATGGCACGCGACTATCCCCTCGGCATCGGCGTCGGTAACTTCCATGAGACCGTGCAGCGCTACGTACCAGGGCTGACGGTGCCGCGCAGCGCGCACAACACCGTTGCGGCATGCCTGGCCGAGTTCGGCTGGCTGGGCCTGTCCATCTGGGGACTGATGATCGCCGCCACGGTCATCGCACTCCAGCGCGTCTGGTACACCGCCCACCGGGTGCCCCCCTACCAGGAGGTGCAACTCCTGGGGCGCCGCTGCGGTTTCCATCTCGGCTGGCACGCCATGGCCCTGCGCGCCGCCTTGCTCGGTTACCTCGCCTGTGCCATGTTCACGACGCGCGTTTTTTCGGAGGATTTCTGGTTGCTGGTGGGACTGTCGCTCTGCCTGCGCAACGTGGCACGGCACGTCGTGGCCACAAGCGCTGCGGATGCGCAGCAGCCCGAGTCCGACACTACAACCTCCACTTCGAAATCTGCACCGGCAGCGACATGGCCCGCCCCGTGTCCGCCCATGCCCGCCCTGGGCGGGAGCCGTTAA
- a CDS encoding glycosyltransferase family 4 protein encodes MAVYRIGLDARTLTADRPRGTGRNLLDAYRHVSALRPEWQFHLYHQRPLSPPVRAAHPEVWERNNVVMREIELRGDRLDAWFQLRLPMAAWWDRLDLLHFPANLAPAWCPVPFVLTVHDLVPLLRPEELSPEARRAFHRGLQRGIRRAAHVVTPSAATRDDLCREFDVPPERVSVVPWAADARLAKEFSLGVPSLRVQALRDAYQLSQRWLLSFGGGTPRKNAAGTIAAFARLQAELRTNLNLVLLGCEPEPVRQRLEELAHELGVARQVRTLGFVPHAELPAFFSGAAALVIASFCEGFGLPVLDAFAAGVPVVASSSSSLPEVAGAAAEFCDPDEPANIAVAIRRALEPARTAELVAAGHARSSLFAWEQTAAALCRVYEHCLLGAAPSEPTTTSATAEGAP; translated from the coding sequence ATGGCCGTGTATCGCATCGGACTGGATGCCCGCACGCTCACCGCCGACCGCCCCCGCGGCACCGGCCGCAATCTGCTTGATGCCTACCGACATGTGTCGGCGTTGCGACCCGAGTGGCAATTCCACCTGTACCACCAGCGTCCCCTGAGCCCGCCGGTGCGGGCCGCGCACCCGGAGGTATGGGAGCGCAACAACGTCGTGATGCGGGAAATCGAATTGCGGGGCGACCGCCTGGACGCGTGGTTTCAGCTCCGCTTGCCGATGGCGGCCTGGTGGGACCGCCTCGACCTGCTGCACTTCCCCGCCAACCTGGCTCCGGCCTGGTGTCCGGTGCCATTCGTCCTCACGGTGCATGACCTCGTACCACTGCTCCGGCCCGAAGAACTGTCACCCGAAGCACGGCGGGCGTTTCACCGTGGATTGCAGCGTGGCATTCGCCGGGCAGCTCACGTCGTGACGCCCTCCGCGGCGACACGCGACGACCTGTGCCGCGAGTTCGATGTCCCCCCCGAGCGCGTGTCGGTCGTGCCCTGGGCAGCCGATGCCCGACTGGCCAAGGAATTCTCGCTCGGAGTGCCTTCGCTGCGCGTGCAGGCCCTGCGCGATGCCTACCAGCTCTCACAGCGCTGGCTGCTCTCATTCGGAGGGGGCACACCGCGCAAAAACGCCGCCGGGACGATCGCGGCCTTTGCGCGCCTGCAGGCCGAGTTACGCACCAACTTGAACCTCGTATTGCTCGGCTGCGAACCCGAGCCCGTGCGGCAACGCCTGGAGGAACTGGCGCATGAACTTGGTGTCGCACGGCAGGTGCGCACGCTCGGCTTCGTGCCGCACGCGGAGTTGCCGGCTTTTTTCAGCGGGGCCGCGGCGCTTGTGATCGCCAGCTTCTGCGAGGGCTTCGGCTTGCCGGTACTTGATGCCTTTGCCGCCGGGGTGCCCGTGGTCGCGTCGAGCAGCAGTAGTCTGCCCGAGGTCGCGGGGGCCGCGGCCGAATTCTGTGATCCCGACGAACCGGCGAACATCGCGGTCGCAATCAGGCGCGCGCTTGAACCGGCGCGTACCGCCGAGTTGGTCGCCGCCGGGCACGCGCGCAGTAGTTTGTTCGCCTGGGAGCAGACCGCTGCGGCGCTCTGCAGGGTGTATGAGCACTGTCTGCTTGGCGCTGCGCCATCGGAGCCCACCACCACCTCCGCCACCGCGGAGGGCGCTCCGTGA
- a CDS encoding glycosyltransferase: MSVRRGPLRVLIVARHAPWPLNGGGRLRRYHYLAQLARHARCTVLLPVAPPPDVPWPAGVTVVAAVGAAGPEPQRSPAAGLRSARRHFGTNTAIAAWLQMHARLDHFDVALLGGATVGQYVDCLRVPAVWDPVDELVVTTVRRLGWHNAWRWLHIARQAARYARYESAVGHRCAATVVASDVDALWGRRWARLERLHVLTNGVTYSDLDVTHVAPEAGTLAFIGALDYPPNSDGIGHFVRTVWPQIVSAKAPRRLLIVGRDPTAEVLRLSFHPGIEIHPNVPDVRPYLARASVVVVPTRLGSGVKNKVLEACAAGRPVVASPRAVAGLTGRPGIEFRVARRPGDWIRELENLLANPVRAARLGLSGQRWVRSAHDWEMLGLALFELLRDAAGRPALPSATMTCSATVSRYPTPAREVTCR, translated from the coding sequence ATGAGCGTCCGGCGCGGCCCCCTCCGGGTGCTGATCGTTGCCAGGCATGCGCCTTGGCCACTCAACGGCGGCGGCCGCCTGCGCCGCTACCACTACCTGGCACAACTGGCGCGCCATGCACGCTGCACAGTCTTGTTGCCGGTGGCACCGCCGCCGGATGTTCCCTGGCCGGCAGGTGTGACCGTGGTCGCAGCAGTTGGCGCGGCTGGTCCCGAACCGCAGCGGAGCCCGGCCGCGGGCCTCCGCAGCGCGCGGCGACATTTCGGCACGAACACCGCCATAGCCGCCTGGCTTCAGATGCACGCCCGCCTGGACCACTTCGATGTCGCCTTGCTGGGCGGAGCAACCGTCGGGCAATACGTGGATTGCCTGCGTGTTCCCGCCGTCTGGGATCCGGTCGATGAACTGGTCGTTACCACCGTGCGCCGCCTGGGCTGGCACAACGCCTGGCGCTGGCTGCACATCGCCCGGCAGGCCGCACGCTATGCTCGGTATGAGAGCGCCGTGGGTCATCGGTGTGCGGCGACTGTTGTGGCATCAGATGTAGACGCGCTCTGGGGTCGTCGCTGGGCGCGGCTTGAACGTCTGCACGTGCTCACGAACGGCGTCACGTACTCGGACCTCGATGTCACACACGTCGCGCCTGAAGCCGGCACACTCGCTTTCATCGGTGCGTTGGACTATCCCCCGAATAGTGACGGTATCGGCCATTTCGTGCGCACCGTGTGGCCGCAGATCGTGTCCGCCAAGGCGCCCCGCCGCCTGCTGATCGTCGGGCGCGATCCGACCGCCGAGGTACTCCGTCTGAGTTTTCATCCCGGGATTGAGATCCACCCCAACGTACCCGATGTGCGCCCCTACCTTGCACGGGCGAGCGTGGTGGTCGTACCGACTCGCCTGGGTTCCGGCGTGAAGAACAAGGTGCTCGAAGCGTGTGCAGCCGGCCGCCCCGTGGTCGCTTCCCCGCGGGCTGTGGCGGGGCTGACCGGTCGTCCTGGTATCGAGTTCCGCGTCGCTCGCCGTCCGGGTGACTGGATACGCGAACTGGAGAATCTGCTGGCAAACCCGGTACGCGCCGCCCGGCTCGGTCTCAGTGGTCAACGCTGGGTACGCAGCGCGCATGATTGGGAGATGCTCGGCCTCGCACTGTTCGAGTTGTTGCGAGACGCCGCCGGCCGGCCGGCATTGCCCTCGGCGACCATGACCTGCAGTGCGACTGTGTCCCGCTACCCCACGCCCGCACGGGAGGTGACATGTCGCTGA
- a CDS encoding inositol monophosphatase, translating into MPGVDLEQNEAAQPALLRALAEEAARTGGAVARDYFRRPLAVHLKNDRSEVSEADEAAQAAIVALLRRARPADAFVTEEILRWEDDAPPAPTHDRFCWVIDPIDGTRNFVRGLPHYACSVGVLSQGLPVAGAVYDPQRDVCYSATATGPLCINGTPQPPAAPRPTSYNPRPVVGIPSTASGPHADTAQHWHRTYVCRNFGSVALHLAYVAAGELDGMFADNPRLWDLAAGWVLVHAGGGLLVAPDGLPIFPRDVATYRSEELPALATTAAAATTLLPNVSVT; encoded by the coding sequence ATGCCCGGTGTCGACCTGGAACAGAACGAAGCGGCCCAGCCCGCTCTGCTGCGGGCTCTGGCCGAAGAGGCCGCCCGTACCGGCGGCGCGGTGGCGCGCGACTACTTTCGCCGCCCGCTCGCCGTGCACCTCAAGAACGATCGTAGCGAGGTAAGCGAAGCGGACGAAGCGGCACAGGCCGCGATCGTCGCGCTGCTGCGGCGCGCTCGCCCGGCGGACGCGTTCGTGACCGAGGAAATCCTCCGGTGGGAGGACGACGCCCCGCCGGCACCCACCCACGACCGCTTCTGCTGGGTCATCGACCCGATCGATGGAACGCGAAACTTCGTACGCGGCTTGCCGCACTACGCGTGCTCGGTGGGCGTCCTGTCGCAGGGCCTGCCAGTGGCCGGCGCCGTGTATGACCCGCAGCGCGACGTCTGCTACTCCGCGACTGCCACCGGTCCGTTGTGCATCAACGGCACACCCCAGCCCCCAGCCGCTCCGCGCCCCACAAGCTACAACCCGCGGCCGGTAGTCGGCATCCCTTCGACTGCTTCCGGACCGCACGCGGACACGGCCCAGCACTGGCATCGCACGTATGTCTGCCGCAATTTCGGCTCCGTCGCCCTGCACCTCGCCTACGTCGCCGCGGGTGAACTCGATGGCATGTTCGCCGACAATCCGCGCCTCTGGGATCTCGCCGCCGGGTGGGTACTGGTCCACGCGGGTGGTGGACTGCTAGTCGCACCGGATGGTCTGCCAATCTTCCCGCGCGATGTCGCGACCTACCGCAGCGAAGAGCTTCCCGCCTTGGCGACCACCGCTGCCGCCGCCACTACCCTGCTCCCCAACGTATCCGTCACCTAG
- a CDS encoding Gfo/Idh/MocA family oxidoreductase, which produces MPIKVGIVGLGAMGVWHAATLRELRGFVLRSVCDITPAQRAVAEQDYGCRAFGELKPFLADPELDLVVVATPSHAHVEPTLAALRAGKHVVCEKPLAQTESDARRMFAAAEGAEKQLLTFQNRRWDSDFLTVARMVRSGRLGELQNIRLLRWFWSDLMQTFGVKSYRPGWRSEAAYGGGALLDFGAHYFDQLLQLLPAPVVDVYGDLRARRWTRDADDQFLAILRTANGVVAQVEFSQNAHPPLQVEWLLSGSQGGFRYDPDGSQYYTHNARGKARSTPVKNLPSDWRAFYQNVAAVLAGRNPPAVQPRETLRLMRLLDAIRRSAATGKVVAFDDVYAPSTSTSPAPSRQA; this is translated from the coding sequence ATGCCAATCAAGGTGGGAATCGTCGGTCTCGGTGCCATGGGCGTCTGGCACGCCGCCACCCTGCGCGAATTGCGTGGCTTCGTGCTGCGTAGTGTCTGCGACATCACCCCGGCCCAACGGGCGGTCGCAGAGCAGGACTACGGCTGTCGCGCCTTTGGCGAATTGAAACCGTTCCTCGCGGATCCCGAGTTGGATCTCGTCGTTGTCGCCACCCCGTCGCATGCGCATGTTGAGCCGACGCTCGCGGCCCTCCGAGCCGGCAAGCACGTGGTGTGCGAGAAACCGCTCGCCCAGACCGAGTCCGATGCCCGCCGGATGTTCGCCGCGGCCGAAGGGGCCGAGAAACAGCTCCTGACTTTTCAGAACCGTCGCTGGGACAGCGACTTTCTCACCGTCGCCCGCATGGTGCGTTCGGGACGCCTCGGCGAGCTACAGAACATCCGGCTGTTGCGGTGGTTCTGGTCCGACCTGATGCAGACCTTCGGGGTGAAGAGCTACCGGCCGGGGTGGCGCAGTGAGGCGGCGTATGGTGGTGGTGCGCTGCTCGATTTCGGCGCTCACTATTTCGACCAGTTGCTGCAGCTGTTGCCCGCTCCCGTGGTGGATGTGTACGGCGACCTGCGGGCACGGCGCTGGACGCGCGATGCGGATGACCAGTTTCTCGCCATCCTCCGGACCGCGAATGGTGTCGTCGCGCAGGTGGAGTTCTCCCAGAACGCGCACCCGCCACTCCAGGTGGAATGGCTGCTCAGTGGGTCCCAGGGCGGCTTCCGCTACGACCCCGATGGTAGCCAGTATTACACCCACAATGCCCGCGGGAAGGCCCGCTCGACCCCCGTGAAAAACTTGCCGAGTGACTGGCGGGCGTTTTACCAGAACGTCGCGGCGGTACTCGCGGGTCGAAACCCACCGGCCGTCCAGCCGCGGGAAACGCTGCGCTTGATGCGCCTGCTCGATGCGATTCGGCGCTCCGCGGCCACCGGCAAGGTTGTGGCTTTCGATGATGTCTACGCCCCGTCAACTTCGACCTCCCCCGCCCCAAGCAGGCAGGCCTAA
- a CDS encoding glycosyltransferase family 9 protein yields the protein MKTSPPLHLPLRLECRHYRGDRPCAVGIQGVCPPACRQYSAQGHRILILKLGALGDVIRTTALLPSLKRQWPQSHVTWITRPAGVRMLRGHPLIDRLLPFDTETVCHVEYEQFDLCLSLDKEPGPTALAMRVRASEKLGMGLSASGATYPLNVEAAEYFRLGLDDELKFRHNTLSYAALIHAAVGLPYHGDRYRLYPTAVQQMRATELWSGWGVQPTDTVIGLNTGAGQVFANKTWSPDQFAALARHLVVRPGWKVALLGGPEERVLNHVLAERCIGVIDTGTEHGELEFAAVLQRCQAIVTGDTMAMHVAIALAVPCIALFGPTCAQEIDFFGRGEAIITSAPCAPCYRRTCDISPHCMDRIELERVLNAVERWTSPGTASSSSSPATPTCVLPVLA from the coding sequence GTGAAGACTTCTCCGCCGCTCCACCTGCCGCTGCGGCTTGAATGCCGCCATTATCGCGGCGATCGACCCTGTGCCGTCGGGATTCAAGGCGTCTGCCCGCCGGCCTGCCGCCAGTACTCTGCCCAAGGCCATCGAATCCTGATTCTCAAGCTCGGTGCACTCGGCGATGTGATCCGCACGACCGCGCTGCTGCCGAGTCTCAAGCGCCAGTGGCCGCAGAGCCACGTCACCTGGATCACGCGCCCGGCCGGCGTGCGGATGCTGCGTGGACACCCGCTGATCGATCGGCTTCTGCCCTTCGACACGGAGACCGTATGCCACGTCGAGTACGAACAGTTCGATCTATGTCTGAGTCTCGACAAGGAACCGGGCCCGACGGCGCTCGCCATGCGGGTCCGCGCGTCTGAGAAGCTCGGCATGGGTCTCAGTGCCTCCGGGGCAACCTACCCGCTGAATGTTGAAGCGGCTGAATACTTCCGCCTTGGGCTGGATGATGAACTCAAGTTTCGGCACAACACGCTGAGCTATGCGGCCCTGATCCACGCGGCCGTGGGCCTCCCTTACCACGGAGACCGCTATCGCCTGTACCCCACCGCGGTCCAGCAGATGCGCGCAACCGAACTTTGGAGCGGCTGGGGCGTACAGCCGACGGACACCGTCATCGGTCTCAACACCGGCGCCGGCCAGGTCTTCGCCAACAAGACCTGGTCGCCCGACCAGTTCGCGGCCCTGGCACGGCACCTCGTTGTGCGCCCCGGCTGGAAAGTCGCATTGCTCGGCGGTCCCGAGGAGCGTGTGCTGAACCACGTCCTCGCAGAGCGCTGCATCGGCGTGATTGACACCGGTACGGAACACGGCGAATTGGAATTCGCCGCCGTCTTACAGCGCTGCCAGGCCATCGTCACCGGCGACACGATGGCGATGCACGTAGCCATCGCGCTCGCGGTACCATGCATTGCCCTGTTCGGGCCGACCTGTGCGCAGGAAATCGACTTCTTTGGCCGCGGGGAGGCCATCATTACCAGTGCGCCCTGCGCGCCATGCTACCGCCGCACGTGCGACATATCACCCCATTGCATGGACAGGATCGAACTGGAGCGTGTGCTCAACGCGGTCGAGCGCTGGACTTCGCCGGGTACCGCATCCTCCTCCAGCAGTCCTGCGACACCCACCTGCGTTCTGCCGGTGCTCGCATGA
- a CDS encoding YidC/Oxa1 family insertase periplasmic-domain containing protein, with amino-acid sequence MSDESRRIVVAMLAAMMVFIAYQWVINYLYPLDPPSQQQTTTAPSTQPGGEVDTGIAATAPAPGLATLPGRPESAPGYALEPGQESPTVVLGGQPGNALRLELTPFGAGITTLEITQRAPDGRFLFRNAPQEDAPYQLLQPASDGSRIRASFATNRLLVGTREEVELRLFDVPWALQEHDSTFARYSLTLRAADGGGLLLNKLYRLRPDKPVFDVELTITNEGTQTQSFRIEQDAAVGIRREDPIWDMRRLMAAFRSGPGVELGRPRTWGDLKTATLDRERGSLRLLEADKGPLLWTAVANKYFAVFTRPVNTTPNGDPTFVIGALGLVLDPHQAKESGDLLARLVLRPMEIAPGQTLHFPFEVYAGPKDAKNAGAANPVYADKLGLHYHLAMSADMRCACTFLWLEELMIWLMAAIHGIVHNYGVAILFVVIIVRGILHPLTVFQQKSMFRMQESMARIQPKMEALKEKYKSDPQSLNREMMKMWGEEGVNPFGSILAFIPLFLQMPILIALYTALNTNVNLRHAPFTLWITDLSAPDALIDFGSPVALPILGWLPLIGTAFTFNSLNLLPILMGFSMWLQQKYMPKPHLKARMEAAKANPQPKRAGGMTPEEQIRQQQMIAYLMAILFPIMFYRMPSGLVLYWMFTNIFGIGESLLIRRQIDREKQARAERATAGAPTDQAPRKAGPLSRFFRHIAEQAEELQRKADEVSKTQLETQNPKKNKKKP; translated from the coding sequence ATGTCCGACGAGTCGCGCCGTATCGTGGTTGCCATGTTGGCGGCGATGATGGTCTTCATCGCCTACCAGTGGGTCATCAACTACCTCTACCCCCTTGATCCGCCGTCGCAACAGCAGACGACCACGGCCCCCAGCACACAACCTGGGGGGGAAGTGGACACCGGCATCGCCGCCACCGCCCCCGCGCCCGGTCTCGCGACGTTGCCCGGGCGGCCGGAGAGCGCCCCCGGCTACGCCCTTGAACCAGGTCAGGAGAGCCCCACCGTTGTCCTGGGCGGACAGCCGGGTAACGCGCTGCGCTTGGAACTGACACCGTTCGGCGCCGGCATCACCACGCTGGAAATCACCCAGCGCGCCCCGGACGGGCGCTTCCTTTTCCGCAACGCCCCGCAAGAAGATGCCCCCTACCAGTTGTTGCAACCCGCCAGTGACGGCAGCCGGATCCGGGCCTCGTTCGCGACGAATCGTCTACTGGTGGGTACGCGTGAAGAAGTCGAGCTACGCCTGTTCGACGTGCCCTGGGCGCTGCAGGAGCACGACAGCACTTTCGCCCGCTACAGTCTGACATTGCGCGCCGCGGACGGCGGTGGCCTGTTGCTGAACAAGCTCTATCGCCTGCGGCCGGACAAGCCGGTGTTCGACGTCGAACTCACGATCACGAACGAAGGCACACAGACACAGTCTTTCCGGATCGAACAGGATGCCGCCGTCGGCATCCGCCGGGAAGACCCGATCTGGGACATGCGGCGGCTGATGGCCGCGTTCCGCAGCGGGCCGGGTGTCGAACTGGGCCGGCCGCGCACGTGGGGCGATCTCAAAACCGCGACCCTGGACCGCGAGCGCGGTTCGCTGCGCCTGCTCGAGGCGGACAAGGGGCCACTGCTGTGGACCGCCGTCGCGAACAAGTATTTTGCCGTGTTCACCCGACCGGTGAACACGACGCCGAATGGCGATCCGACGTTTGTCATCGGGGCGCTCGGGTTGGTGCTCGACCCGCACCAGGCGAAGGAGAGCGGGGACCTGCTCGCGCGCCTGGTCTTGCGGCCGATGGAAATCGCCCCCGGGCAGACCTTGCATTTCCCGTTTGAAGTCTACGCCGGACCGAAGGACGCGAAGAACGCCGGCGCCGCCAACCCCGTCTACGCCGACAAGCTCGGGCTGCATTACCACCTGGCCATGTCGGCTGACATGCGCTGCGCCTGCACATTCCTGTGGCTCGAAGAGTTGATGATCTGGTTGATGGCCGCGATTCATGGCATTGTGCACAACTACGGGGTGGCAATCCTGTTCGTCGTCATCATCGTCCGCGGCATCCTGCATCCGTTAACCGTCTTCCAGCAGAAATCGATGTTCCGGATGCAGGAGTCGATGGCCCGTATTCAGCCGAAAATGGAGGCGCTGAAGGAGAAGTACAAGAGCGATCCACAGTCGCTCAACCGCGAGATGATGAAGATGTGGGGTGAAGAGGGCGTGAACCCCTTCGGCAGCATCCTCGCTTTCATCCCGCTCTTCCTGCAGATGCCGATCCTGATCGCGCTCTACACCGCCCTCAACACGAACGTCAACCTGCGGCATGCGCCGTTCACGCTCTGGATCACGGACCTTTCCGCCCCCGATGCCCTGATCGACTTCGGCAGCCCCGTCGCGCTGCCGATCCTGGGCTGGCTGCCACTCATCGGCACCGCCTTCACGTTCAACTCCCTCAACCTGTTGCCGATCCTGATGGGTTTCAGCATGTGGCTGCAGCAGAAGTACATGCCCAAGCCCCATCTCAAGGCCCGCATGGAAGCCGCCAAGGCGAATCCGCAACCCAAGCGCGCGGGCGGCATGACGCCGGAGGAGCAGATTCGCCAGCAGCAGATGATCGCGTACCTGATGGCGATCCTGTTCCCGATCATGTTTTACCGCATGCCCTCGGGGCTGGTGCTCTACTGGATGTTCACAAACATCTTCGGCATCGGCGAATCGCTGCTGATCCGCCGCCAGATCGACCGGGAGAAGCAGGCCCGGGCGGAGCGCGCCACCGCGGGGGCGCCCACCGACCAGGCGCCCCGTAAGGCCGGACCGCTTTCGCGCTTCTTCCGCCATATCGCGGAACAGGCCGAAGAGCTTCAGCGCAAGGCCGACGAGGTCTCCAAGACGCAACTCGAAACACAAAACCCCAAGAAGAACAAGAAGAAGCCCTGA